TCGCCATTCTGTTTCATTCATCAATACGCCTATCCTTATGCCAATATTTACTGCTGTAGCTTTTAAGTCTTAAAATCTGGTAGTATAGCTcttccaacatttttcttttaaaaaatgttttggtttATTATGaggcctttgcatttccatataaattttagaatatgtgtgtcaatttctatttttaaaaagcctcctgGCTCTTGGAGGAAGACGCGGTCCCTGCAGCGGAGCCTCGGGCCACCCGCTCCTGCTCGTGACTCACCGCTGTTCGCTCTGGCTCAGGAACAAGTCGGTCAGGAAGCCGCGCCACAGCCATGGCTTTTAAAGATACCGGAAAGACTCCCGTGGAGCCCAAGGTGGCGATTCACAGCATTAGAATCACCCTCACCAGCCGCAGCATGCAGTCTTTGGAGAAGGTATGTGCTGACCTGATCAGAAGTGCGaaggaaaagaatctcaaaatgAAAGGACCGGTTCCGAGGCCTACCAAGACTCTGAGAATAACTACAAGGAAAACTCCTTGTGGTGAAGGTTCTAAGACTTGGGATCGTTTCCAGATGAAGATCCACAAGCGACTCATTGACCTGCACTGTCCTTCTGAGATTGTCAAGCACATCACTTCCATCAGTACTGAGCCAGGAGTTGAGTTGAAGTCACCATTGCAGAGGCTTAAAtcaatgtttttaataaattgataatcagttgtttttaaaaaaagcctactggtattttgattgggatttcattaaatctatagatcgaTTTGGGGAATATTGGCATCTTTAAtttgagttcttttttctttttctttcttttttttttttttttttgaggtacgcgggcctctcactgttgtggcctctcccgttgcggaacacaggctccggatgcgcaggctcagcggccatggctcacgggcccagcagctccgcggcatgtgggatcttcctggactggggcacgaacccgtgtccccttcatcggcaggcagactcccaaccactgcgccaccagggaagccccgagttcttttttaaagtaatattaacTGTTACTAATCTGAGGGTCCTCATTGTTGATGCTATTCATaacaaatgataataaaaagaaaaatagctctGATTTACTGAACTCAGCCTTGTCCAGGTACTCTCTCTCTATAATTTCACTTAATAATCCCAACAATCTtatgagataggtattattatccccatttttaaaaatttatagatAAGGACTGTGATtctgagaggtgaagtaacttgcctgaggttacAGTGTTAGCAAACAGCAGAGTTAGGATCTGAGCCTATGGCTTCCTGACTCCAAACATCCATCCCTTGTCTTCAAAAACACtatggctgggcctccctggtggcgcaagtggttgagagtccgcctgccgatgcaggggatgcgggttcgtgccccggtctgggaggatcccatatgccgcggagcggctgggcccgtgagccatggccgctgagcctgcgcgtccggagcctgcgcgtccccgcaacgggggaggccacagcagtgagaggcccgcataccgcaaaaaaaaaaaaaaaaaaacaaaacaaaaaaaaaacactatggcTAGTTTATATTATATCTCTCGCTTCCTGCCTCCTCCTGTCCTGATTTCACTCCCACCTAATTGACTCcttagttaacatttattaagcacctactctgGGTGCCTGGTGCTGGGCTAGGTGATTTATGCACAGTAGCTCATTAACTCCCTCAGAGAGATACACATTCGTACAGATCTATGGGCACTTGTGTGTATAAACATGCCTCTTCCACAGAAGTCTCCCGTGGCTGGAGTGAGGTTCTGCCCACCATCAGCTGTACCATAAAGGCAGGAAGCAGCTGAAGGGGGGCTCCTAGGCCTGGCTGCCTCCCCCCAACAAACCCCAGGCCTCTGGGTTTCAGGAGCCTCTTGCGTAGCTAGCTGCCCTGTCTAGTTGCTCATTGCAGAAGGGCTTGCAGATTTCCACCTGCAGGTGAATGATTTGGTCCTTTTCTCTAACTCTCAATAAATAAGCAAACTTGCACAAACCAGCCAAGACGAATCACAGAGGGCCCATCTCTAAGCGTGGGAAACCAGCACCGCTATTTTTAGGTAACCCACTTGCTCTGCTATCTGACCCCTCTGTGGATAGATTCCTTCTGCTCGCACAGGGCTCGCTCCGAGGAAGCAGGTTTCCTGGACACTATTTCATTCCCGGCCACTCTGATGTATCTCCCTACCCCATCCGTCAGCCTCCCCATGCCCAGGCCCTCAGGTCTGGATCTGCCTTTCAAAGGCCTAAGAGGGAGAACAGCAGTACCTGAACTCCAGTCACCGTCCATAGCAGTAGCAACTCCTCTGTACGAAGTCCCCACTCTTTCAATGTTAAGAGGGGACTTGCATGCACACAGGGTAAAATGGCATCTTGGGGGCACTGTCATCTTTGTGCCCTACTTAGTTAGCAGAGAATACTTAGACACCCCAGTACTGGTGTCTGGTGCAATAGTAAAAATTAGGGAAACATTTAGAGGCAGGCCAGACGTGAGCCAAACAGAGTCCTTCAGGCATTTACTccctcattcagcaaacattcatgGAACACTCATCACAAGGTCCCTGGTACAATATTAAGTTCAGGGAACCCAAAGGTGAACGTGACATAATCTTTGGCCTCAAGAAACTTGCTCTCTAGTGCACAGGCTACAAAGAGCTACTTTAATAGCAGGAGGAGCttccaggaaagaaagaaagaaacaacaggGCAGAACAGGACTCACCAGGCAGGAGGTTCACCCAGAGAGCAGAGGGATATCGTGTGGTCCAAGTCTGCTCACAAGGaaagggtggagggtggaggatggaCCGGCCCAGGAGAGGGCCATGAGCTACTTCGCACCACAGCTGATTCACTCACTGCCCCATCTGCAGTGAGAGATTGTAAGCAAATAGGCAAACTCCACACGTGCACAACGTAGATGACATGATGGCGCTGCCAGTGCAATGGGCTGGCCAACCTCCCTATTTGGTTCTCTAACATCGGGAACTAAATGATGGCCTCAGACCTTGGGAAATATGGGGGTGCGCCTCCTGCAGGATATTTAAAGTTCCTGCATGTGACATAGTGAAGAATATGCCTTGAGAACTTTAGGGTAGAATTGGGGAACTCAGGCAGACAAAAGAAGACAATATATTTGTTGACTGTGCATTATCCACTGAGCAGTGATTAAGGGTAGGCAGGGCTGGAATCAGGACCACCTTGGGTGCAAAATTCAGTTTCACTActtcttacttgctgtgtgactatgggcaagttatttaacctctctgagccccaatttCCTTATGTATAAAAAGGGGCTAAAATACCTTCTCCCTAGTTATGAGAAACAATGAGGCAAATGAATGTTAATCTCCCATTCTCTGTGCACCCCCCACACCCCTATCtcatacttgttgaataaatgaacgaatGAAGTGCTACCGATACTTCAAAAAGCACTCAttgtcattattatcatcattcaAATTCCCACCCAGGGCTTCCCTACTGTGCATGTTTTCAGAGCTTTTGTAGAAAGCCAGGCAATACAAGCACAAGGGTAGCTCTCCGCCAAGGGCTGTCCGCTAATCAGAACATGGCTGTCTTCTGTCATCTCCCCTTTGGAATTTGGACCCAGGTCTCCTTCCTAATTCCAGCCAACAGTTTTGCACAATGAGCAGAGAGGATCCTGGCCTgcacctctctctctgtctctgttcctataccctcctcccccctcctttatTTTGGCCCAGGAACCTGTCAACAGCAGTGGGAAGTAACCTAATTAGTAGTTAGTTGATAGACTGCCCACCCTCATGTCCCACTGGCAATCCAGCAGCCTGTTTCTGCAGACAGGAAAATATTTCCTTGCTAATTAATCTGAGCACAGGGATTTGAGTTTGGACCAAGGCAGGGAAATCCATCTCCACGAGTCTTGTTCAATTGCATCTGTTTCTCCAGCAACCATTTCCTTCCCTCCGACTCCCCCTGCTCCAGCCAGCCCTCTCCCATTTCATCTTCTACCTTTATTAAGGCTGGTTACCCTGATGACTCTCCCGCCTGCCCCCGCTGGCCCCTCTCATGAAGAGGCTGCTTGCTCTCTGAGGACTTGCTTTGGGTTGATTTTCCTCCAGCACCGGCTGCTGCCCAAGGATAGGAGGGGTCACGCCCCTCAGCTCGGGGTGGCTGAGACTCCAATGGACCCGTCTGTCCTGCCCCCAGGCCCCACCAGACTAGCACGCACCTCACTGcagtgccccccgcccccgcaatCCACACTGCCAAACAAATACAGACATCTACTCTCATTTTTAAATAAGGCTCAGCTTCTGTCTCTGGGCCCTGCCCTGGTCCTCTGCAGAATCGTCTATTTGCATCCGAAGTGGTTCCTAAGAAAGGGTAACCGTACACATCATTTCACATATGTTTCCTCCCTGGTCTCTGCTGCTCAGTCCTGTTATGTCTCTAGGACACACGCTGGACACAGGCAGTGGGAGGGGGGCTTGGGTGTGGATGGGAGTCCATGAAGGGAAGATACGGTGGTGATGAGCTCATTTCTGTCGAATGAGCTTGGGCTCCAATGCGAGTGAGGTAAAAGCCGGATTGTTTTCCTGTTGAAGACAAGTCCTGCCAGCCTTTGAACTCTTGTTATTTACCACAGGAGGCCTCCTTGGCTTGGAAGCATTCTTGAGGACCCTATCAGAGATTCTTCTCACCTGTCCAGGGCCCCCTgacacccccccccccttttttttttttttttacaaaggccACAGCTCTTTCCTCTCCTACCAGCCACCTAAGGAGTAAAGCTCCTCTAGACCTAAAGGATAtgtatttctcctctttcccttgACAGGGCTAAATTAGCCCCAAGGAAGAAGAAACATTGTTCAGGTGGTGTCTGCGAGTCACTTATGACCAGGACATTATTTTAAGCTCAGTCTGAATCTGTGACAACATGAGAAGCCATCTGAGCTCGCTTGCCCGTCTCAGACAGGACTGAAGAACTGAGTGGCTCAGCCCTAAAGTGCTCCTCAGGTGCCAGGGAGTGAAGTggtcaagagcacaggctctagagtccAGCAGCCTAGGTCCGAATCCTGGCTTGTCTATTACAAGTTGTATGggttatctactgctgtgtaacaaattctCCTCAGACTCAGCAGCTGATTTGTTTTGTGAGTCAGGGTCTGGGTCCTCTGACTCAGCGTCTCCCACAAGGCACAATCAAGATGTGTCCAACCAGGTGTTGCAGTCACCTTAAGGTCCCACTGGAGAATGATTCACCTTCAAACTCACTCCCAGCGTTGTTGGCAGGTTTTGGTTCCTCATGGGCTGTTGATCAGAGGCTGCCCTCAGCTCCCTGAAGCTTCTCCATACAGGAGCTCACCACCCGGCAGCTTGCTTCTCCAGAGCAAGTGACCTGAGAAATGCTAGGAAGAGAGAGACTGGGGAAGACAGTTGTCCCAGTCTCCTGGAACCTAATCTCTAAAGTGTCATCCCATCACTTTTGTCATACTCTGTTCACTAGAAGCAAGCCACTAGGTCCAGCCTGCCCCAAGGGCAGAGGATGACACATGGGTGTGAATGCCAGAGGTAGAGACCAGTGAGGGCATCTTAGAGGCTGCCCACCACATTAGCCATGTGACTTTGGCAAATTATCTAACCTCCCaggtcctcagtttccttatctgtaaaatgagaatgttaCTAATTAATAGCACATCGTTTATGGTGATATTCTATTGATGAAATGCaggtaaagtacttagaatatgCTAATATGTGTCCAATACACATTAGCAGTTAGAAGGATTAGAGGACAGGAGAAATACCAGAAAGTGGTTCTGAAATCCTAGCATGCACCCGTCAAACCAAGCACCTGCCTGCTTTCTGCAGCTGCAGGTGCCAGTCCAGTACtacaggggggaggggaggagggggctgcaggTCGACGTGTTAGCAGGATGAGGATGCCAAGGGGGGGGGAACGGAACTTGGCAAACAGGGCCAATCCCGGAGCCCAGGTCTTTGTCTCCTAAAGGGAGACAAAGGTTTATCTCCTCTGTGGCACCTGCATATATTGGGCCTTTCCTACATACAAGGAACTGTGCAAAGCACCctgcatgcattatctcatttaatcttcataacacccctgtgaagtaggtactattactacCCTCAATGTACAGATTGTGTACACTCCTACAGGGAGGATTGTAAATTGGGGATTTAGAGATtgaaaattgaagctcagagaggttcagaaacttgcctggggccacacagctccaaagtggcagagtgaggaGTCAGAATCAAGGTCTGTCTGATTCAGTATCCACTGGGCTAGCAGACAGGGACCAGgcagagaacaaagaacatactCATAGCATCACCAttctttcatactttttttttttttttttttttttttttttgcggtacacgggcctctcactgttgtggcctctcccattgtggagcacaggctccggatgcgcaggcccagcggccatggttcatgggcccagctgctccgcggcatgtgggatcttcccggaccggggcatgaacccacgtcccctgcatcagcaggcggactctcaaccactgcgccaccagggaagccgcattCTTTCATACTTTGAATCCCACTCCATGGCCTCCCCAGATCTGCACAAGCTGTTATGCAGCCTCCCCTCTCCAACCCCTGCAACCCAAATGTGGCTCTTAATAGGGTCCTGCTCCAGACCACCTGACTCAGCCTCCTTGGCCGTGCACACCACCCATCTCAGCATCATTCTTAGATCCTATCCTGCTCCTTTAGATTTCTCAGCTGGTCCAACCTGATTCCACGTGCTTCCCAAAGTCACCTTTCTTCTCCACTCTCATATTAGCCTCTTTCTTCAGATTGTGTCCATCTATCTTGAGCTCACAAGCCACCCTTGCTGGCCCCTGATTCTTCCAACATCACTTGGACGTTCTCTCCCACCAACCACTCCATCCAGACTCCTCATCACACAGTCACCGTGCCAGGCCAGAGAGATGCCCACTGCCCTGACAAGCCGCCCTCCTGGAAGAGAGGAGAGTTTTCCCTGCTCATCAGCAAGACAGAAGAGAAGGCCAAAGCCCCAGAGGAAGGACAAGAGAATGATGAAGCCCGAGGGGTTGATTCGAGGGGAGAGAGTGTGCTCCAGGGGGGCTATAAATTCCCTTCTAATTCCAAATAATTCCGATTACATGGATGAGTAGTTTTCAATCAGGAAGATAATCTCAGAGATAGATGGCAGGATAATTGTTCGTAGCGCCGACGTAAATATTGTGTCGTTTCTATTAATCTCCGCGAATCGGCTGTCAGGGTGTCACTCATTCATCAcgacaaattaaaaataaaattttaagagagaaaatcaTGCCTGGGGATGGGGTGGAAGAGGCTGGGGTTACAGTGGGAACTGGGAATAAGCGGGGGAGGTGTAGCCAGCAAGCTGTTGCCAGAAATAAATTTGGCTTacctatttaatatatttatttatgaaagCAAAGGGTAACGAGGGCTGTAGATCCCTATTAACCTCCCTGTAGGGTGTGCACACATGTGAGCCTGTGCGTGGTGTGTATATGCATGGGGGGCCGCCCTGCTTACATTGCCTGGAGGTGAGCCAGATCCTCAGACCCACCTGGACGGAGCACGTACATCCCAGAGGCAGGTCACCTGTGTTCCGCACACCCCAGCCTCACTCAGCCAACAAGGggtggtggggcagggggtggatcTGGGCAGTGAGACCCCCATTCATAGCAATAATCAGCCTTTGAGAGAAGCAGTAATCAGACCCAAGCTGGCGTTCCCGAAACTGGCTGGTGACTTTCCGTAACACTGTTGTCTTGCAGGGTTACTCAGGCACCTAGGAGCATAAATTCAGAGCAAAGACTCTTTAGAGAGATACCTGAGAGGTAAGAATACAAGCTCATTCCTTTGTCTCTCTCCTATTTAAATTCCTCGAGGTATGGGGTCCCTCCAGGAGAAGTTACACATTTCCCAGAACCCTCACCCCTACACCATGCCCAACCATCCATAGTGGTGGATGTACTGAGACATCACTGGAATTTAGCCCCTGCAATGAAGCAAATTCTCCAGCATCACAGTGGGATAATCAGCTCTATTCTTGGCATATGTATCCATTTATATCAATCGTACACTTGTATATACTTCCAGAATAAATTTGAGAATACCTACCAAAATGCACACGATGCCAGCGTGTAAAGTCCAAGGGAGCAAGTCCGTGGGCCCCAACACTGAGCCTACTGTCTGGCACACAAAGTGCATTCAGTCCACTTATGTTTGTTGAACGAGTGAGTGAGTGGATCAATGGATGGCAATCAGACTGAAATTAAAATAAGGTGGCATCATAAAGTCAGGTATAAATTTAGTGCCCAGAAATATATACCAGAACATTCCACACAACTTCTTGGGCTGGACAGAAGATGTGGAGTTAAGTTTCCTAGAGGCAAAGCAAAGGAGGAAGTTTCCTTCATTAGAACATTCACAATGTTCCTAAGATGGTGTTCCTGGGCTGTTCGACAAAAGCACAACTAAGGTCTGGGGGAGGGCACCTTGCCATAAAGAAATAGCAAGCTTCTGTAGGTCTTTTCTCTTGGTTTCATGGGTTTCCTCAGAGAGGACTCTGCCACTCTCCAGTTGGGTTATATCATAAATCTGACTGCTTGAGTTCTGGGAGCCGGATGGGGAAGGGCTAGGGGGGGTTAACCCTCAGTGTGCAGACTTACACTTAACGCTCCTGTTGTCTACGGGGGATCCCTGTCCTCAGGGGTGTCCATAAGCGCAAGTCCAGGGTCTTTCTGGCTCAGTTTCTCTAGAAAATAAACCTCTCTTCTTTTGCTGGAGTGGGATAGAAATATCAGTTGTCCACGTGTGGAGGAGGGTAGGGGGTGGTCTAAAGGCTCCTTTTACGAATTTAAACCAGTCCCTCTGTTTTTGGTACTATCTAACCCCTCACTTTCCAAAAACTATCTGGCACCTCTGACAGGTAAGCCTTTCTGGGATTGGGCTTAGCCTGCCTCCGGGCTCCTCTCTCACCTCACCCTACCTCCACCCCAGCCTGACTTAGGCTTCAGCTTTCCCGGAAGTGGCCGGTACCCACTTGTTTATTCGTTTTCCGACTTCCAAATCTTAATTGCTGTCATCTCCTTCTCGTTCTCTTTATCCTCATGGGTTCATGCCTTTCGAAAATCCATTTACTATACTTTTAGCTGGGTTTGGGGAAGGAATGGTAATAAATGCATGTGTTTCCATCCACTGTACTTAATCTCAACAGCCTTCTTATAACAAATAAGCTTGTGTTTTTCCTACAACCAATGTGGCAGAGACAAGGCCGTGGGTTCACCAGCCTGTTTTCTCTTCAGGGGCACTCAGGGAGATGACATTTTCCAGAACCCCTTTTAGTTTGGGATCATGTAGCTGAATTTTCAGGGAAGAGAATGTAAGTATCAATGAATTCTGTTCACTGGTTCCCTTCCGTTCAGCTGCTTCATCCTcaagaatgagagaaaagaaatcaGAGACAGCTGAGGAGTCAGGTGGAAGCAGCTTAGATTCCTGAGTCTCTTTGGGAGAGGACCACCTGACCCACATCAGACTGCAAGGTGAACAAAAAGTCAACCTTTGTTGTGTTAAACCCCTGAGGATTCAGGGTTTATTTGTTGTTGCATCATGGCCTGGAAtatcctgactaatacaatgGCTTTTTATAGCACACTTCAGTAAAAACCAGTGGCGTACTCCCAACAGGTGGTTGTACAGGGGAGCCAAAGCCATGCAGTTGAAGTAACCATACGGTTCTTGGGTAGCTCTGGCTCGACCCAGGGTTGCAGTCTGGAGTATCTGGAGAAACAATTACACTGTAAGTGCTCTAAACAGTCTCCATGTGAATTACACTTtgaaatcaaaaatatttttaattaatttattttatttttggctgtgttgggtctttgttgctgcacatggtcttttctctagttgcggcgagcgggggctactctttgttgctgtgtgcaggcttctcattgcgatggcttctcttgttgcggagcatgggccctaggtgcgcgggcttcagtagttgcaacatgctggctcagtagtgtggcttgcggctctagagcgcaggctcagtagttgtggcgcacaggcttagttgctctgcagcatgtgggatcttcctagaccagggctcgaacccgtgtcccctgcattggcaggcagattcttaaacactgcgccaccagggaagcccctgaaatcaATTTTTTTATAAGAGTTAAATCTTTAAAGTTATATTCCTTATCAAGAATTTATAATGCAGATATTGTGTTTCCAGTGAAATGCTGAAACATATGCTTTGAAAATGAGCCAGGTGGGAGGTGGGTTTAACATTCTCTTATGAAAATGAAGTTGCTAACCAGTACTCAGGCCTGAAGAGGAGGACAGCTTTGGAGCCTCTGAAAAATAGCAGACTAAGGGGATCCATCAAACAGGGCCAAAGAGTTCCCCAAATAACAGTTCTAAAAGTACTCCAAGGGACTTCTAGTAAGTTTACAAAGCTGTGCAACCCTCACTActtagttttagaacatttccacctCCTTAAAAAGATCACCTTTGTCCCCATTTGCAGTTACTCCCTGTTCACACCCCACCCCCTGtctccagccccaggcaaccactcatCTTCTTTCTGTATCCAgatatttgccttttctggacttttgttataaatgaaatcatacaactTAGGagcttttgcatctggcttctttcgtGTAGCTAAAGctttcaggttcatccatgttgtagcatgtgtcaacaCTCTACTCCTGTGTATCGCTGAATTGTAGTCCACTGTATAGATACATCAGAttctatttatccattcttcagttgatggacatttggattgtttccactttttggctattacgaataatgctgctatggacatttgcATACATGTTTTGTGTGGAcaggtgttttcatttctcttgggtagacacctaggaatggaattgctggatcatatttgGGATTTGAGTTCCAAGTGCATCTGACCCCAAAGCTTTAACTCACTACCCTATACTCACTCTGTTTCTCTTCCCTTGAAATCAATCTCTGGCAGCCCACACCACCCTTAACCAGGACATTCCCTTCCTCTCATCACCCAGACCCTACAGCCGGAGCAATTCTTTCCACTGGGTGAGACACTGAGAAGGCATACTCTGATGGTGGGTCCTCGGAAGAAAACAGCCCTCTTCAAAGGCATAGGCAGAGAGAAGTGTTGCAGCTGAGGGACCCGTGACCCCCACTCCCTTCATCCTCGAGGGCAGGGGCTGCATCACACTCGTGGGGTGTTTCAGCACAGCTCCATGTGTCCTCTGACCACACCTGCCCCCCATCGCTGGTCAACAGGCCGCATGACACCTGGATCTTCTCTCCACCTTGCTCCTTCCATGCTTTCCAAACTGAAGTGACACTTGgaggctgtgtgtgtatgtgttgggggtgggatgggggagggaggaatggagggcTGACAGACACCTGCTGTCAAGGGCTGTCAAAACAACGCTGACAATAGGCAGTGCTCCCCGGGTCAGGTTCAGGACTAACACTGCTGCTTTCTGCACACGGTGACCAGCTCTCAATGGAGTCTTTGATGAGCAGCCCAGCATTTGTCATCGTGTTGTCTGGCTGTGGGGAGGACCCAGGGACTGTAGGCCCTGGGGTGAGAGGTGGGTGAGAGAAAATAGCAGGGatgctttgggggtgggggagctatGGAAGAGAATGGTTTGTCTTCCCCACTATACTGTAAgactcctgagggcagggactcctTGCCAAACCCATGGGGACCAcatggtacctggcacatagcaggtgcttcgTAAATATTTGTGGGATGAGGAATGGGTGAGGTGTTTGGATACCTTCAGTGAGGCAGGCTTGAGGAAGTTCAGTAGAGGAGGTGGTTACTAGCCAAATAATCACGGTCGTGCTCTGGTTATTTGGGGGTGTCCTAGCCTTGGGATAGGGTGGCTCTTCAGAACACACAAAACATGGGAAGTAGGGGTGAAGGGATCAACCCCCTCTGCTCACAGACCCACTCCAAGGTGACAGGAGTTCAGCCTGGGCCACCAACGAaccccagcctctctgtggctcTGCCGGGGCTGTTTGCATAGAGAAAGGGGCCTCGTGGCTTGAGGACCTAGCAGCGCTCAcctgtcctccctcctccctcttctcctttccttgaCAAGCAGCAGCTGGACCCTCTGCATAGGAGCATCCACACTGTGGCAGGAGGAGGCTCCGTGCCCTCTCGTGCCATCAGGAAAGATCTGCCTTGAGAACCTGAGAGCTGAGGGCAGCTAGGACATGTTAAAGACCATGAAGAGTCATCAAAACGCAGAGGTGACAAGGGCCTCTTATCGTTTGGCTGATGTGGCAGTTTTGAATATCCTTCCCTCCCACTGATTCCAGATCTAAAATGTGTGACAGTGTTCTAGGACTTCCTTTAAAACTtctagccagggcttccctggtggcgcagtggttgagagtccgcctgctgatgcaggggacgcgggttcgtgccccggtccaggaagatcccacatgccgtggagcggctgggcccgtgagccatggctgctgggcctgtgtgtccggagcctgtgtcccgcaacgggagaggccacaacagtgagaggcctgtgtaccgcaaacaaacaaacaaacaaaacaaaaaacaaaaagacttcTAGCCATACATGAGTCCATCTGAATAACACCATACTGCAGTTTAGAtggcccctctgagcctcagtttcttcatatgtaaatgggaataataatacctaccacaCTCAGTTGTGGTGAGGGTTAAACGAGTTGACAGAGGTCAAGTGCCAGGAATGATGCCCAACTAATATTAGCATCTTCCTTCTCCTGCCCTACAAGGCTGACATTCTTTCTTTAGGAACTGAGAACCCACTGTTCACCCTACACTTATCCCCAACCCTACCAGATTGT
This sequence is a window from Mesoplodon densirostris isolate mMesDen1 chromosome 4, mMesDen1 primary haplotype, whole genome shotgun sequence. Protein-coding genes within it:
- the LOC132488028 gene encoding small ribosomal subunit protein uS10-like, whose protein sequence is MAFKDTGKTPVEPKVAIHSIRITLTSRSMQSLEKVCADLIRSAKEKNLKMKGPVPRPTKTLRITTRKTPCGEGSKTWDRFQMKIHKRLIDLHCPSEIVKHITSISTEPGVELKSPLQRLKSMFLIN